One genomic segment of bacterium includes these proteins:
- a CDS encoding DUF4276 family protein has protein sequence MDDNILYISIVVEDELSEEILKKIIRESGLNIVISTTYGKSGCAFIDKSINGFAQASKTIPFIILRDLDTYECPPVLINQKGPRIKHNNLLYRIAVREVESWLLADREGFAAYLEISVKKIPYPTDTISNPKQFLINLARKSRIKRIKEDIVPLQYSTAQVGRNYNNCLCAFVNNLWNIAQAKEHSESLSRTVRAISTFSPRTDH, from the coding sequence ATGGACGATAATATTCTATATATAAGCATCGTTGTTGAAGACGAATTAAGTGAAGAGATTCTGAAGAAAATTATCCGAGAATCAGGGCTTAATATCGTAATTTCAACCACTTATGGCAAGAGTGGCTGTGCATTCATTGATAAATCCATCAATGGATTTGCTCAGGCATCCAAAACCATTCCTTTCATTATCCTTCGAGATCTCGATACATACGAATGTCCGCCTGTTCTTATCAATCAAAAAGGGCCCCGTATAAAACATAACAACCTTCTCTACAGAATCGCTGTACGGGAAGTAGAATCATGGCTGCTTGCAGATAGAGAAGGTTTTGCAGCCTATTTAGAAATATCTGTAAAAAAAATCCCCTACCCGACCGATACAATCTCAAACCCCAAACAGTTCTTAATAAATCTTGCCCGTAAATCAAGAATAAAAAGAATAAAGGAAGACATTGTTCCTCTTCAATACAGCACAGCTCAGGTGGGACGTAATTATAACAACTGTTTATGCGCTTTTGTAAATAATTTATGGAATATTGCACAAGCAAAGGAACATTCCGAAAGTCTCTCAAGAACTGTTCGGGCAATTTCAACTTTTT